The Gemmatimonadota bacterium sequence CTGGCGCATCGTTCACCCCGTCGCCCACCATGGCCACCTTTTTCCCCTGGGCCTGCAGTTCCTTCACCTTGGCGGCCTTGTCGCCCGGGAGGACCTGGGCGAAGACCGTGTCGATCCCCAATTCGGCGGCCACGGCGTCGGCCACCGCCTGCGCGTCGCCCGTCAGCATTGCGACCTCGATGCCACGCTCGTGCAGGGCCCTGATCGCCTCACGACTCTCTTCTCGGATCGCGTCGGCCACCGCGAACACCGCCATCGCCCTGCCATCCTTGATCAGATAGATGGCGGCCTGACCGCGGCTGGCCGCGGCGTCCGCGGCTTGCTGCAGTGGAGCTGACACCTGCGCGTTCTCGGTCGCGAGAAGTGCCGGGCCGCCGAGGTGATACTCGGCCCCGCCGACCAAAGCGGCGACGCCCTTGCCGGGGAGTGCGCGGAAACCGTTGGCGATCGTGACGTCGAGCTTCCGGTCAACCGCCGTCTTGACGATGCCTCGGGCAATGGGATGTTCGGATTCCGTTTCCACGCTCGCCGCGATCTGCAACATGGCGTCCTCGGTCCCCGCGTCAGCGACCGCCAAGTCCACGACGCGAAACTCACCCAGGGTGAGGGTTCCCGTCTTGTCGAAAATCACCGTGTTCAGGTTTCTGGCCTCTTCCAAACCGCGTCGATCACGCACCAGGAGACCGTTCCGGGCGCCCATCGTCGTCGAGATGGCGACGACCAGGGGCACGGCCAGCCCGAGCGCGTGGGGGCACGCAATCACCAGTACGGTCACGACGCGAACCATCGTGAAGTCGATGCTTGCGCCCAGCGACTGCCAGACAACGAGCGTGGCGATGCCGGAGAGGATGGCCACTCCGGTCAGGATTTGCGCCGCGCGATCGGCCAGGTGCTGCGCCCTGGACTTGGACTTCTGGGCGTCGGCCACGAGGCGCATGATGCCCGACAGCTTGGTCTTGTCGCCCGTCCCGGTGACTTCGATGCGCAGCGACCCCTGTCCGTTGATGGTCGCTGCGATGACGGGGTCCCCCTCCTGCTTCCGAACCGGATTCGATTCGCCGGTGATCATGGATTCGTTGAGATCGCTCTCCCCTTTCCGCACGATTCCATCCGCAGGCACTCGCTCACCGGGGCGAATCAGGAGCACATCTCCGTTCTGGAGCGCACTGACGGGTACCACTGTTTCAACTTCGCCAGTGAGCCGAGTGGCACTGTCCGGCAGCAGCTTGGCGAGCTCCTGGAGCGCACCCTGGGCTTGGAGAATCGAGCGCATCTCGATCCAGTGACCGAGCAGCATGATGGTGACCAGGGTGGCGAGTTCCCACCAGAGGGCATCGGCCGTGATCACGCCGAGCTGGACGACCCAGGAAAAGACAAATGCCACCGTGATGGCGAGGGCAATCAGCGTCATCATTCCCGGCAGACGCGCCGCCAGCTCCCGCCGTGCCCCATTCAGGAAAACCAACCCGCCGTAGAGAAACACCACCGTGCCCAGTACCGCTGGAATCCACGCCGAGCCGGTGAAGACCGGTGCCACATATCCCAGCAGCTCCTCGACGTGTCGCGACCAGACGACGACCGGCACGGTGAGAGCGAGCGAGAGCCAGAACCGATCGCGGAACATTTCCGGACGATGGCCGGCGTGCTGGTCATGACTTCCGTGTGGCGGATCGGCCTTCTCATGGGCGGCGTCCACGTCGGGGGAAGCGCTCGCCTGCATAGTGTGATGGCTGTGTTCCTGGCCTGCGTCCGTCATGTGAGCGATCCTCCAGTGGGTCGCGCGCTGCGTGAATCATCCGATGTCAAACAATGGCAAACCTGACGACTCATGGTCATGGTACGGCGTGCGCTGATCACTCAAGGATAGGAGCCGATTCGAAAGAGGCCATGACGAGAAGGTTAAGAAATGTTGATGCCCTGCCAGCATCGCCGAGTGTGGCACACTCCTCCGGGCCGTGTTCTCCCCCAAAGCAATTAGTCCCAGAGAGCGACTTTCTTCGCGCATACGCGCCCGACAAACTCAACGCTCCTTAATCTGTCCTTCATGGCCGCCACCCATCGTGCCTAATAGGTTTCTCGCCGGAGTTCGTCGCCTGGCCCTCGGCCGACAAGTCCATGAACGCGAGGAGGCAGTGAGTGCAGCAACTACCGCGGTGGGGACGAGCGTTGTGGATCATCGGGCTCTGGCTGCTCGCGCCGGCGGTGGCGGCGCAGACACCGACCAGCAGCGCAACGCGCGGTCTCTCCCTCGCCGACGTCTTCACGATCCTCGACAGACAGAATCCTCGCCTCGAGGCGGCACGCCAGATGGCCGCCGCCGCCGCGGCGCGCGTCGACCCGGCCCGGACGCTGCAAGATCCGCAAGTCCAGTTCGGCTTGATGAACCGGAATCTTCCTGGTTTCGGCCTGCAGGATCCGCTCGGCATGAATCAAGTGCAGGTGATGCAGATGCTCCCGATCGCCGGTCAACTCGGGCTGGCGGGTCGCGTGGCGGCGGCGCAGGCGGGGGCAGCGGCGAGCCGCGCCGCCGAACTGACTTGGGAACTTCGCGCTCGGGGCGCCATGGCCTTCTACGAGCTCTATCAGGTGGACCGCAGCATCGAAGTGGCGGTGGCCACCCAGGCGCTGCTCCGTGACATCGGCACGACGGCACGGACAATGTATTCTGTGGGCGAAGGGCGTCAGGCGGACGTGTTGCGCGCGCAAATTGAAGTCGACCGCATGACCGAGGAGATTGCGCGGATGCGGGCCATGCGTGGAGCCGCCGCCGCCCGGTTGAACGCCCTGCTTGATCAACCATCCAACACCCCGGTACCATCGCCCATCCTGCCAGCTTTTCCGGCAGACTTGGCGGTTGCCGACTCCCTCGAGCGGATGGCCCTTGACGGCCGGCCGATGCTCGCGGCCGGCGCACTCGAGGTCGAAGCTGCCCGTGCCGCGCAGCAACGAGCACGCCGGGAGATCTGGCCAGACCTCCAACTTGGCGTCATCTACGGCCAGCGACCGATGGCCATGGGTACCGAACGGATGATCAGCCTCATGGCTGGCTTCTCGGTCCCGATCTGGGCGGGACGGCGACAGTTCAAGATGCGCGATGAGGCCAGCGCGATGCGGCTTGCTGCGGAGGCGGAACTCGCCGCGATGCGCGCCGACACGAGGGGCCGTCTCGGGGAACTCCTCGCGTCGATTCGGAGGAGCCGAGACCTCCGGGCCGTGTATCAATGGACCAGCATGCCCCAGGCGCTCGCCACCGTCTCTTCCACGCTCTCCGCGTACCGGGTCGGGGATGTGGATCTACCGATGCTCCTCGATGCCCAGATGACCGTCAATCGCTACCGTCAACAGGTCTTCCAGTTGGAGGCCGAGGAGGGTGCTGCGCTCGCAGAGCTCGAGATGCTCCTTGGAAGGCCGCTGTTCGACCCCACGGTGTCCAATTCGGCCGGCGCGCCGGGAGAACGATAGATGACGACGCAGCACGATCCCCTGAATCCGGCCCCCGAGTCTTCGCCGTTCCAGACCGGCAATCGCCGTCGCCTCTCGCGTCCCGTCGCTGTCATGGGCTTCGTCGGCGTACTCGCGATCGCCGCGATTGTCACCTGGTACTTCAGTCGGCCATCAGCGTCCCCCGCCGAATCGGCCGCCCACAATCACGCCGCGACCCC is a genomic window containing:
- a CDS encoding copper-translocating P-type ATPase, whose product is MFRDRFWLSLALTVPVVVWSRHVEELLGYVAPVFTGSAWIPAVLGTVVFLYGGLVFLNGARRELAARLPGMMTLIALAITVAFVFSWVVQLGVITADALWWELATLVTIMLLGHWIEMRSILQAQGALQELAKLLPDSATRLTGEVETVVPVSALQNGDVLLIRPGERVPADGIVRKGESDLNESMITGESNPVRKQEGDPVIAATINGQGSLRIEVTGTGDKTKLSGIMRLVADAQKSKSRAQHLADRAAQILTGVAILSGIATLVVWQSLGASIDFTMVRVVTVLVIACPHALGLAVPLVVAISTTMGARNGLLVRDRRGLEEARNLNTVIFDKTGTLTLGEFRVVDLAVADAGTEDAMLQIAASVETESEHPIARGIVKTAVDRKLDVTIANGFRALPGKGVAALVGGAEYHLGGPALLATENAQVSAPLQQAADAAASRGQAAIYLIKDGRAMAVFAVADAIREESREAIRALHERGIEVAMLTGDAQAVADAVAAELGIDTVFAQVLPGDKAAKVKELQAQGKKVAMVGDGVNDAPALATADIGIAIGAGTDVAVEAGHIVLVRSDPRDIPRIITLSRATYRKMLQNLWWAAGYNIVAIPLAAGVLSAWGILLTPALGAVLMSASTVVVAVNAQLLKRVKLEAP
- a CDS encoding TolC family protein: MQQLPRWGRALWIIGLWLLAPAVAAQTPTSSATRGLSLADVFTILDRQNPRLEAARQMAAAAAARVDPARTLQDPQVQFGLMNRNLPGFGLQDPLGMNQVQVMQMLPIAGQLGLAGRVAAAQAGAAASRAAELTWELRARGAMAFYELYQVDRSIEVAVATQALLRDIGTTARTMYSVGEGRQADVLRAQIEVDRMTEEIARMRAMRGAAAARLNALLDQPSNTPVPSPILPAFPADLAVADSLERMALDGRPMLAAGALEVEAARAAQQRARREIWPDLQLGVIYGQRPMAMGTERMISLMAGFSVPIWAGRRQFKMRDEASAMRLAAEAELAAMRADTRGRLGELLASIRRSRDLRAVYQWTSMPQALATVSSTLSAYRVGDVDLPMLLDAQMTVNRYRQQVFQLEAEEGAALAELEMLLGRPLFDPTVSNSAGAPGER